A genomic segment from Rubrobacter tropicus encodes:
- a CDS encoding alpha-glucosidase, giving the protein MFVFATIVALAAFLGLIRDPRSASGNLAGVSREVVPGERRVGNFIVDLEDGRDGAVVSVAHASEPGRDLWSSVPGESFVSAARGEETVEERNGHFSVEDEVEGLLPDQTIDALRRRDGNLVLSGRLVGGSGSVAYTVAFSAVDGNRLRFEVEVDDPSYDRVYLTYATRPEERFFGFGAQYTYSDLKGHEVPVFIQEQGIGRGLQPLTWGADWQAGAGGDPYTSYASVPHYLTSEMRSLFLENYEYSSFDLRDEERVRVEVFSPRMKGQILSGDTPAELIGEYTEYAGRMRPLPDWILSGAVVGMQGGSRRVREVRDRLEALDTPVAAFWLQDWVGQRRTSFGTQLWWNWELDDKRYPGWDRLVADLRRDDVRVMTYVNPFLADPSRKSNLRRDLFAEARAQGYLVEDRDGGPYMIEAGDFSAAMVDLTNPEARDWIKGVIKENLLREGASGWMADFGEGLPYDAVLHSGESAAAYHNRYAEEWAEVNREAIREAGREDEIVFFNRSGFTRSPGESTLFWLGDQLVSWDEHDGIKSAVTGMLSSGFSGFSLQHSDIGGYTAIDNPVLRYHRSGELLKRWTELAAFTTVFRTHEGNRPGMNHQFYSNGESLEHFSRFANVHAAWEPYRKDLVREAAETGLPVVRHPFINYPRDAEVLDPEHQFMVGREFMVAPVLDPGEETAELYLPAGRWVHLWSGREYGSRERGERLTVEAPIGEPAVFFRKGSRAGEAFRRELGERGLL; this is encoded by the coding sequence GTGTTCGTATTCGCGACCATCGTCGCCCTGGCCGCTTTTCTCGGCCTCATTCGGGACCCCCGATCCGCTTCGGGGAACCTGGCGGGCGTGTCGCGGGAGGTCGTACCCGGAGAGCGCCGGGTGGGCAACTTTATAGTCGACCTGGAGGATGGGCGCGACGGCGCCGTCGTCAGCGTCGCCCACGCCTCCGAGCCCGGGCGTGATCTCTGGAGCAGCGTTCCGGGGGAGAGCTTCGTCTCGGCGGCCAGGGGTGAGGAGACTGTCGAGGAACGGAACGGACACTTCTCCGTCGAGGACGAGGTCGAGGGTTTGCTTCCGGATCAGACGATAGACGCCCTCCGAAGGAGAGACGGAAACCTCGTCCTCTCCGGCAGGCTGGTGGGAGGTTCGGGAAGCGTGGCCTACACGGTGGCGTTCTCGGCTGTTGACGGGAACAGGCTCCGGTTCGAGGTCGAGGTGGACGACCCCTCTTACGACCGGGTCTACCTGACCTACGCGACGCGGCCGGAAGAGCGTTTCTTCGGCTTCGGAGCCCAGTACACCTACTCCGACCTCAAGGGACACGAGGTGCCGGTCTTCATCCAGGAACAGGGGATAGGGCGGGGCCTGCAGCCGTTGACGTGGGGGGCAGACTGGCAGGCCGGCGCCGGCGGCGACCCGTACACGAGCTACGCCAGCGTGCCGCACTATCTCACGAGCGAGATGCGCTCCCTCTTTCTGGAGAACTACGAGTACTCCTCGTTCGACCTGCGCGACGAGGAGAGGGTCAGGGTCGAGGTCTTCTCCCCGCGGATGAAGGGGCAGATCCTAAGCGGCGACACGCCGGCGGAGCTGATCGGGGAGTACACGGAGTACGCAGGCAGGATGCGGCCCCTGCCTGACTGGATCCTCTCCGGCGCCGTCGTCGGTATGCAGGGCGGTTCGCGGAGGGTGCGCGAGGTCCGAGATAGGCTCGAAGCCCTCGACACGCCCGTAGCCGCCTTCTGGCTGCAGGATTGGGTTGGGCAGAGACGGACCAGCTTCGGGACGCAGCTCTGGTGGAACTGGGAACTGGACGATAAACGGTATCCGGGCTGGGACCGGCTCGTCGCAGACCTGCGGCGGGACGACGTGAGGGTGATGACGTACGTGAACCCCTTCCTCGCCGATCCTTCCCGAAAATCGAATCTCCGGCGCGACCTGTTCGCGGAGGCCAGGGCCCAGGGTTACCTGGTCGAAGATCGGGACGGCGGGCCTTACATGATCGAGGCCGGCGACTTCTCGGCCGCGATGGTGGACCTGACCAACCCCGAAGCGCGGGATTGGATCAAGGGGGTCATCAAGGAGAACCTCTTGCGGGAGGGGGCCTCCGGATGGATGGCGGACTTCGGGGAGGGGCTCCCCTACGACGCGGTGCTGCACTCGGGGGAGAGCGCGGCGGCCTACCACAACCGCTACGCCGAGGAGTGGGCCGAGGTGAACCGTGAGGCCATCCGGGAGGCGGGGCGCGAAGACGAGATCGTCTTCTTCAACCGTTCCGGTTTCACCAGGAGCCCCGGCGAGAGCACCCTGTTCTGGCTCGGGGACCAGCTCGTCAGTTGGGACGAACACGACGGTATAAAGAGCGCCGTTACCGGGATGCTCTCGAGCGGGTTCTCCGGCTTCAGCCTGCAACACTCGGACATCGGGGGTTACACCGCCATAGACAACCCCGTCCTGAGATACCACCGCTCGGGGGAGCTGCTGAAGCGCTGGACGGAGCTCGCCGCTTTCACCACGGTCTTCCGCACCCACGAGGGCAATCGTCCGGGGATGAACCACCAGTTCTATTCGAACGGCGAGAGCCTGGAGCACTTCTCGCGCTTCGCGAACGTGCACGCCGCATGGGAACCCTACCGGAAGGATTTGGTGCGAGAGGCCGCCGAGACCGGGCTACCCGTCGTCCGGCATCCCTTCATCAATTACCCGCGGGATGCGGAGGTCCTGGATCCGGAGCATCAGTTCATGGTCGGGCGGGAGTTCATGGTGGCGCCGGTCCTGGATCCCGGCGAAGAGACCGCCGAGCTTTATCTGCCCGCGGGGCGCTGGGTTCACCTCTGGTCCGGACGGGAATACGGTTCCCGCGAAAGAGGCGAACGCCTGACGGTCGAAGCCCCCATCGGAGAGCCGGCGGTTTTTTTCAGGAAAGGTTCCCGGGCGGGGGAGGCGTTCCGCCGGGAGCTGGGCGAACGGGGACTGCTCTGA
- the nudC gene encoding NAD(+) diphosphatase, whose protein sequence is MLAMDPMWFAFRGDRLLVLEGDAPLVPRASTLEEFGIEASYRQPLGSLNGSPCWAVEVPESLDAPDGMTFRDLREIFAAVDEEFFAVAGRAKQIVGWHATHRFCGRCGGETEIASGELAMRCARCGMMHYPRVSPAVIVRVRRGDEILLARSPGFPKGMRSVLAGFVEPGESIEETIHREVREEVGLEVENLRYFGSQPWPFPNSLMIGFTADYAGGELTPEPGEIEAADWYRAGDLPQLPPKVSIARRMIDDFVARSGGS, encoded by the coding sequence ATGCTGGCGATGGACCCGATGTGGTTCGCGTTCCGCGGAGATCGGCTGCTCGTGCTCGAAGGAGACGCGCCGCTCGTACCCAGGGCATCCACCCTCGAAGAATTCGGGATTGAGGCCTCCTACCGCCAGCCTCTGGGTTCCCTGAACGGAAGCCCGTGCTGGGCCGTGGAGGTGCCGGAAAGCCTAGACGCGCCGGACGGGATGACGTTCCGGGATCTGCGTGAGATCTTCGCCGCGGTGGACGAGGAGTTCTTCGCGGTCGCGGGGCGGGCCAAGCAGATCGTGGGCTGGCACGCGACGCACCGCTTCTGCGGCCGGTGCGGGGGAGAGACGGAGATCGCCTCCGGCGAGCTGGCGATGCGTTGTGCGCGGTGCGGGATGATGCACTATCCGAGGGTCAGCCCGGCCGTGATCGTTCGCGTCCGGCGCGGGGATGAGATCCTGCTCGCGCGCTCCCCCGGCTTCCCGAAGGGTATGCGCAGCGTGCTCGCCGGCTTCGTGGAGCCCGGAGAGTCGATAGAAGAGACGATCCATCGCGAGGTGCGCGAGGAGGTCGGCCTTGAGGTCGAGAACCTGCGGTACTTCGGAAGCCAACCGTGGCCCTTCCCCAACTCGCTCATGATCGGCTTCACGGCTGATTACGCGGGCGGCGAACTGACGCCCGAGCCGGGCGAGATCGAGGCCGCCGACTGGTACCGCGCCGGCGACCTACCCCAACTGCCCCCGAAGGTCAGCATCGCCAGGCGCATGATCGACGACTTCGTCGCCCGGAGCGGCGGCTCCTAA